Proteins from one Desulfocurvus vexinensis DSM 17965 genomic window:
- a CDS encoding ribonuclease HII: protein MSLLSCHQGAGEAFPRPFAGVDEAGRGCLAGPVVAAAVILPPGFDLPGLGDSKQLSERRRLALEPTIKAQAVAWALGVVWPADIDRLDILRATFAAMAGAVAHLRARPAFVAVDGDKTVPGLGLPQRAVIGGDAKIPEISAASVLAKTFRDRLMVALARRYPGYGLEVHKGYGTRVHLEALARLGPCRMHRRTFQGVRPRARSREDSLCLPGI, encoded by the coding sequence ATGTCGCTTTTGAGCTGTCACCAAGGGGCCGGGGAAGCGTTTCCCCGGCCTTTTGCCGGTGTGGACGAGGCGGGCCGGGGCTGCCTGGCCGGTCCCGTGGTGGCCGCCGCCGTCATCCTGCCCCCGGGCTTCGACCTGCCCGGGCTGGGCGACTCCAAGCAATTGTCCGAGCGGCGCCGTTTGGCGCTGGAACCGACCATCAAGGCCCAGGCCGTGGCCTGGGCCCTGGGCGTGGTCTGGCCTGCGGACATCGACCGCCTGGACATCCTGCGCGCCACCTTCGCGGCCATGGCCGGGGCGGTGGCGCACCTGCGCGCGCGCCCCGCGTTCGTGGCCGTGGACGGCGACAAGACCGTGCCCGGCCTGGGCCTGCCCCAGCGGGCCGTGATCGGCGGCGACGCGAAGATTCCCGAGATTTCCGCCGCCTCGGTGCTGGCCAAGACCTTCCGCGACCGGCTGATGGTCGCCCTGGCCCGGCGCTATCCGGGCTACGGCCTGGAGGTCCACAAGGGCTACGGCACCCGGGTCCACCTGGAGGCCCTGGCGCGCCTGGGCCCCTGCCGGATGCACCGCCGCACCTTCCAGGGCGTGCGCCCCCGGGCGCGCAGCCGCGAGGACTCGT
- the rplS gene encoding 50S ribosomal protein L19 produces the protein MNVIKKIEQEQLRIDIPQFKAGDTVKVHQRIIEGGKERIQVFQGVVMRVHRGTTNATFTVRKVSDGVGVERIYPMHSPFIERVEVISEGRVRRSRIYYLRNLKGKAARIKTKNQWD, from the coding sequence ATGAACGTCATCAAGAAGATCGAGCAGGAGCAGCTGCGCATCGACATCCCGCAGTTCAAGGCGGGCGACACCGTGAAGGTGCACCAGCGCATCATCGAGGGCGGCAAGGAGCGCATCCAGGTGTTCCAGGGCGTGGTCATGCGCGTGCACCGCGGCACCACCAACGCCACCTTCACCGTGCGCAAGGTGTCCGACGGCGTGGGCGTGGAGCGCATCTACCCCATGCACAGCCCGTTCATCGAGCGCGTGGAAGTGATCAGCGAGGGCCGCGTGCGCCGCAGCCGCATCTACTACCTGCGCAACCTCAAGGGCAAGGCCGCCCGCATCAAGACCAAGAACCAGTGGGACTAG
- the trmD gene encoding tRNA (guanosine(37)-N1)-methyltransferase TrmD, whose amino-acid sequence MRFTLVTLFPEFFDSPLASGLMGRGEQAGLVEFSCVNPRDFAADQRGTVDDRPYGGGPGMVMSCPPLVAALESIPRPGRMIYLSPRGRRLDQALARELAAQQALTLICGRYEGIDQRILELFPVQEVSVGDFVLNGGEAGALCLMEAVARLLPGFMGHEGSADEESFSQGLLEYPHYTRPEEFRGLRVPAVLAGGDHGRVAAWRRERALETTLDRRPDLLAEAALDEADLAVLRRARRAAGPRLGRNLYVALLHAPVLNKFGQTVAVSLTNLDVHDIARVSRTCGLGGYYVATPLADQRALLDTLLGHWLDGPGREANADRAEALGTVRAAADLDEVLADVARRCGQAPRVLATSARGAGGMTPGRVRAWLGQGPVVLVLGTGHGLAPEILERADGVLRPLHGLGGYNHLPVRAAAAMIIDRVLGDAY is encoded by the coding sequence GTGCGTTTCACCCTGGTGACCCTGTTCCCCGAGTTCTTCGACTCGCCCCTGGCCAGCGGGCTCATGGGCCGGGGGGAGCAGGCCGGGCTGGTGGAATTTTCGTGCGTCAACCCGCGCGATTTCGCCGCCGACCAGCGCGGCACGGTGGACGACCGGCCCTACGGCGGCGGCCCGGGCATGGTCATGAGCTGCCCGCCCCTGGTGGCGGCCCTGGAGAGCATCCCCCGGCCCGGGCGCATGATCTACCTGTCGCCGCGCGGCAGGCGGCTGGACCAGGCCCTGGCCCGCGAGCTGGCCGCGCAGCAGGCCCTGACCCTCATCTGCGGGCGCTACGAGGGCATCGACCAGCGCATCCTGGAGCTGTTCCCGGTGCAGGAGGTCAGCGTGGGCGACTTCGTGCTCAACGGGGGCGAGGCCGGGGCGCTGTGCCTCATGGAGGCCGTGGCCCGGCTGCTGCCGGGGTTCATGGGCCACGAGGGCTCCGCCGACGAGGAGAGCTTTTCCCAGGGGTTGCTGGAATACCCGCACTACACGCGGCCCGAGGAGTTTCGCGGGCTGCGGGTGCCTGCGGTGCTGGCCGGGGGCGACCACGGGCGCGTGGCGGCCTGGCGCCGGGAGCGGGCCCTGGAGACGACCCTGGACCGGCGGCCCGACCTGCTGGCCGAGGCCGCCCTGGACGAGGCGGACCTGGCCGTGCTGCGCCGGGCGCGGCGCGCGGCGGGCCCGCGCCTGGGGCGCAACCTGTACGTGGCGCTGCTTCACGCCCCGGTGCTGAACAAATTCGGCCAGACCGTGGCTGTGTCTTTGACAAACCTCGATGTTCACGATATAGCCCGCGTTTCCCGGACGTGCGGGCTCGGCGGCTACTATGTGGCCACGCCGCTGGCCGACCAGCGCGCCCTGCTGGATACGCTGCTGGGGCACTGGCTGGACGGGCCGGGCCGCGAGGCCAACGCGGACCGGGCCGAAGCCCTGGGCACCGTGCGCGCCGCTGCGGATCTGGACGAGGTGCTGGCCGATGTGGCCCGGCGCTGCGGGCAGGCGCCCCGGGTGCTGGCCACCAGCGCGCGCGGCGCCGGGGGCATGACCCCCGGGCGGGTGCGCGCCTGGCTGGGCCAGGGGCCGGTGGTGCTGGTGCTGGGCACCGGCCACGGGCTGGCCCCCGAGATTTTGGAGCGGGCCGACGGTGTGCTGCGGCCCCTGCATGGCCTGGGCGGGTACAACCACCTGCCCGTGCGCGCGGCGGCGGCGATGATCATTGACCGCGTGCTGGGCGACGCGTATTAG